One part of the Streptomyces lydicus genome encodes these proteins:
- a CDS encoding ABC transporter substrate-binding protein, with product MRRSVPVAAIAAITSAGLVLAGCSGGKSSSDGSAEANAATKGVVNASDAKGGTVTYALSDAPESFDPGNTYYAFIYNFSRLYARPLTTFKPGPGSKGNELVPDLAESMGKPSDGGKTWTYKIRKGVKYEDGSTVTSQDVKYAVERSNFARDTLSLGPNYFQQFLVDNDGGYKGPYKDKSKAGLKSIETPDDQTVVFHLKKPFAEFDYLVSAPQTAPVPQAKDKGADYTKSVLSTGSYKYQSYQEGKSLTLVRNPQWSAKTDPLRKQLPDKIVLNLKVAQSTIDKDLQSGNTLVDLAGRGVDGQTQAQLLTDSKAKANTDNALGQRLVYTAINTKVKPFDKLECRQAVEYAIDKKAVQTALGGPIRGELASTVLPTDIEGYQKYDLYPQKYDGDKLDLAKAKEYWGKCGAGKATTTILARSDRQDEVDAATSVIDSLKKIGITAKLQQYPTSKYFSDYAGVPSFNKKNNVGLMMMQWGSDFPTGYGYLQQILNGKAISKSGNTNLSELDDPEINKLLETSIANTDKSAREKAYAEIDKKTMEQAALVPLTYFKVLMYRSPKATNLVSTSAFSGQYDYLNIGVKK from the coding sequence ATGCGAAGGTCAGTTCCGGTCGCGGCGATAGCGGCCATCACCAGTGCGGGCCTCGTGCTGGCCGGCTGCAGCGGGGGCAAGAGCTCCTCGGACGGCTCGGCGGAGGCGAACGCCGCGACGAAGGGCGTCGTCAACGCCTCGGACGCGAAGGGCGGCACGGTCACCTACGCGCTCAGCGACGCCCCCGAGTCGTTCGACCCCGGCAACACGTACTACGCCTTCATCTACAACTTCAGCCGGCTGTACGCGCGCCCGCTCACCACCTTCAAGCCGGGCCCCGGCTCGAAGGGCAACGAGCTGGTGCCGGACCTCGCCGAGTCGATGGGCAAGCCCAGCGACGGCGGCAAGACGTGGACGTACAAGATCCGCAAGGGCGTCAAGTACGAGGACGGCTCGACCGTCACCTCGCAGGACGTCAAGTACGCGGTGGAGCGCTCCAACTTCGCCCGCGACACCCTCTCGCTGGGCCCGAACTACTTCCAGCAGTTCCTCGTGGACAACGACGGCGGCTACAAGGGTCCGTACAAGGACAAGAGCAAGGCCGGCCTGAAGTCCATCGAGACGCCCGACGACCAGACGGTGGTCTTCCACCTGAAGAAGCCGTTCGCCGAGTTCGACTACCTGGTCAGCGCGCCGCAGACCGCTCCGGTCCCGCAGGCGAAGGACAAGGGCGCGGACTACACCAAGTCCGTGCTGTCCACCGGCTCGTACAAGTACCAGAGCTACCAGGAGGGCAAGAGCCTCACCCTGGTCCGCAACCCGCAGTGGTCGGCGAAGACCGACCCGCTGCGCAAGCAGCTGCCCGACAAGATCGTGCTGAACCTGAAGGTCGCCCAGTCGACCATCGACAAGGACCTGCAGTCCGGCAACACCCTGGTCGACCTGGCCGGTCGTGGCGTGGACGGCCAGACGCAGGCCCAGCTGCTGACGGACTCCAAGGCGAAGGCCAACACCGACAACGCGCTCGGCCAGCGCCTCGTCTACACGGCGATCAACACCAAGGTGAAGCCGTTCGACAAGCTGGAGTGCCGGCAGGCCGTCGAGTACGCCATCGACAAGAAGGCCGTGCAGACCGCGCTCGGCGGCCCGATCCGCGGTGAGCTGGCGTCCACGGTCCTGCCGACCGACATCGAGGGCTACCAGAAGTACGACCTGTACCCGCAGAAGTACGACGGCGACAAGCTGGACCTGGCCAAGGCCAAGGAGTACTGGGGCAAGTGCGGTGCCGGCAAGGCCACGACCACCATCCTGGCCCGCAGCGACCGCCAGGACGAGGTCGATGCGGCCACCTCGGTCATCGACTCGCTGAAGAAGATCGGCATCACCGCCAAGCTCCAGCAGTACCCGACCAGCAAGTACTTCTCGGACTACGCCGGTGTGCCGTCGTTCAACAAGAAGAACAACGTCGGCCTGATGATGATGCAGTGGGGTTCGGACTTCCCGACCGGCTACGGCTACCTCCAGCAGATCCTCAACGGCAAGGCGATCAGCAAGTCCGGCAACACCAACCTCTCCGAGCTGGACGACCCGGAGATCAACAAGCTGCTCGAAACCTCCATCGCCAACACCGACAAGTCGGCCCGCGAGAAGGCGTACGCCGAGATCGACAAGAAGACGATGGAGCAGGCGGCGCTGGTCCCGCTCACCTACTTCAAGGTCCTGATGTACCGCTCGCCCAAGGCCACCAACCTGGTGTCCACCTCGGCCTTCAGCGGTCAGTACGACTACCTCAACATCGGCGTCAAGAAGTAG
- a CDS encoding ABC transporter permease → MTAPIETTGAAAEAQPEAVLKGVESKRIEGRSLGQIAWLRFRRDKVAVAGAIVVILLVAVAAFSRPLQALLGLDPNNPDQSLIDPNTTLPKGDFGGMSADHPLGVDPKFGRDLLARILEGSWVSLIVAFGATLLSVAIGTVLGVVAGFYRGRVDAFISRMMDVFLAFPLLLFAIAISASLQGGAFGMEGLPLHISVLIFVIGFFNWPYMGRIVRAQTLSLREREFVDAARGMGARGPFILFRELLPNLVGPVIVYSTLLIPSNILFEAALSFLGVGIQPPQASWGGMLNQAVKYYEVDPQYMIVPGLAIFVTVLAFNLLGDGLRDALDPRSR, encoded by the coding sequence GTGACCGCACCGATCGAGACCACCGGGGCGGCTGCTGAGGCGCAGCCGGAAGCGGTGCTCAAAGGCGTGGAGAGCAAGCGCATCGAAGGACGCTCGCTCGGGCAGATCGCATGGCTGCGCTTCCGGCGGGACAAGGTCGCGGTGGCCGGTGCCATCGTTGTCATCCTGCTGGTGGCCGTCGCCGCGTTCTCCCGCCCCCTCCAGGCACTGCTCGGCCTGGACCCGAACAACCCCGACCAGTCGCTGATCGACCCCAACACCACCCTTCCCAAGGGCGACTTCGGCGGGATGAGCGCGGACCACCCGCTCGGCGTGGACCCGAAGTTCGGCCGCGATCTGCTCGCCCGGATCCTGGAGGGCTCCTGGGTGTCGCTGATCGTGGCCTTCGGCGCGACGCTGCTGTCGGTCGCCATCGGCACCGTCCTCGGGGTGGTCGCCGGCTTCTACCGCGGCCGGGTGGACGCCTTCATCAGCCGCATGATGGACGTCTTCCTGGCGTTCCCGCTGCTGCTGTTCGCCATCGCCATCTCCGCCTCGCTGCAGGGCGGCGCCTTCGGCATGGAGGGCCTGCCGCTGCACATCTCGGTGCTGATCTTCGTGATCGGCTTCTTCAACTGGCCGTACATGGGACGGATCGTGCGGGCGCAGACCCTGTCGCTGCGCGAGCGCGAATTCGTGGACGCCGCGCGTGGCATGGGGGCGCGCGGGCCGTTCATCCTGTTCCGCGAACTGCTGCCCAACCTGGTGGGACCGGTCATCGTCTACTCGACGCTGCTGATCCCCTCCAACATCCTCTTCGAGGCGGCGCTGAGCTTCCTGGGCGTCGGCATCCAGCCGCCCCAGGCGTCCTGGGGCGGCATGCTCAACCAGGCGGTCAAGTACTACGAGGTCGACCCCCAGTACATGATCGTCCCCGGCCTCGCGATCTTCGTCACCGTGCTGGCCTTCAACCTGCTCGGTGACGGTCTGAGGGACGCCCTGGACCCGCGCAGCCGCTGA
- a CDS encoding enhanced serine sensitivity protein SseB C-terminal domain-containing protein, translating into MSAGAHQGPAAAGQLEQLLAQVSPGRYDAYEAVLHALAAGQVWMLLWHGRAGSPDAQYGNMEVDGLGYAPCVTSAPELAASGWNRDHEVVGGLEIAGSLFPDRWGLWLNPHAPGGGVGIPWLDLRRIAGGLDRLPAGPLRISEPVIDIPQFYALLAQNAHRTPAVRSLRRAWVQPALGAPYLAIGLDLYDTGPQAVDAARLMIQQSIGAVPDGLPVSTVAMNDEYDPVGMWMRASTRAFFDRDGYTQPAGQQPPAPSYGYGYPRPY; encoded by the coding sequence GTGAGCGCGGGTGCGCATCAGGGGCCGGCGGCGGCCGGGCAGCTGGAGCAGCTGCTGGCGCAGGTCTCGCCCGGCCGTTACGACGCCTATGAGGCGGTGCTGCACGCGCTCGCCGCGGGCCAGGTCTGGATGCTGCTCTGGCACGGCCGGGCCGGTTCACCGGACGCGCAGTACGGGAACATGGAGGTCGACGGGCTCGGCTACGCGCCGTGCGTGACCTCGGCGCCCGAACTCGCCGCCTCCGGCTGGAACCGCGACCACGAGGTCGTCGGCGGCCTGGAGATCGCCGGTTCGCTCTTCCCCGACCGCTGGGGCCTGTGGCTGAATCCGCATGCCCCCGGCGGCGGCGTCGGCATCCCCTGGCTCGACCTGCGCCGGATCGCCGGCGGCCTGGACCGGCTGCCGGCCGGGCCGCTGCGGATCTCGGAACCGGTCATCGACATCCCGCAGTTCTACGCCCTGCTCGCGCAGAACGCCCACCGCACGCCCGCCGTGCGGTCGCTGCGCCGCGCCTGGGTGCAACCGGCGCTCGGTGCCCCGTATCTGGCGATCGGTCTGGATCTGTACGACACCGGCCCGCAGGCGGTGGACGCGGCGCGGCTGATGATCCAGCAGTCCATCGGCGCGGTGCCGGACGGCCTGCCGGTCTCCACGGTCGCGATGAACGACGAGTACGACCCCGTCGGGATGTGGATGCGGGCCTCGACGCGCGCGTTCTTCGACCGCGACGGCTATACCCAGCCGGCCGGACAGCAGCCGCCCGCGCCCTCGTACGGCTACGGCTACCCGCGCCCCTACTGA
- a CDS encoding enhanced serine sensitivity protein SseB, whose amino-acid sequence MNFPEQGIPQLAWPANECEEVLAASVGHPGAGGRIVEVLGRSRLWVPLPNGGGPDSAGPGARGLDLPTVDIGGAPYVPVYSSEQEFLRVVGAHMPFTVAPAQEFARGLPPQVGIVVNPDGTVGVPLPPLAVAALCRTGRHEVEGMPSGGRVRLFEPDWQDEPVDFLAAAGLEFSGAGIVLTARRALASVEGDTPALFVGVQVEAAPAALQDGAAREVALAALGRALGAVPVPWPVQLVMLDLAQGDPVADWLLERVRPFYSRDHS is encoded by the coding sequence ATGAACTTTCCGGAGCAGGGGATACCGCAGCTGGCGTGGCCGGCGAACGAGTGCGAAGAGGTGCTGGCCGCGTCGGTCGGCCATCCGGGCGCGGGCGGTCGGATCGTCGAGGTCCTGGGCCGCAGCCGGCTGTGGGTGCCGCTGCCCAACGGCGGCGGACCGGACAGCGCGGGGCCCGGAGCCCGCGGGCTCGACCTGCCCACCGTCGACATCGGCGGCGCGCCCTACGTCCCCGTCTACAGCTCCGAGCAGGAGTTCCTCCGCGTCGTCGGCGCGCACATGCCCTTCACCGTCGCCCCGGCGCAGGAGTTCGCCCGCGGGCTGCCGCCGCAGGTCGGGATCGTGGTCAACCCCGACGGCACGGTCGGTGTCCCGCTGCCGCCGCTCGCGGTGGCCGCGTTGTGCCGGACGGGGCGGCACGAGGTGGAGGGGATGCCGAGCGGCGGCCGGGTGCGGCTGTTCGAGCCGGACTGGCAGGACGAGCCGGTGGACTTCCTGGCCGCGGCCGGACTGGAGTTCTCCGGCGCCGGAATTGTCCTGACTGCCCGGCGTGCCCTGGCTAGTGTCGAGGGCGACACGCCCGCGCTGTTCGTGGGTGTTCAGGTCGAGGCGGCCCCGGCCGCGCTGCAGGACGGCGCCGCCCGCGAGGTGGCGCTCGCGGCCCTGGGACGTGCGCTCGGCGCGGTGCCGGTGCCCTGGCCCGTGCAGCTGGTGATGCTCGATCTCGCCCAGGGCGACCCGGTCGCCGACTGGCTGCTGGAGCGCGTGCGGCCCTTCTACTCTCGGGACCACTCGTAA
- a CDS encoding AAA family ATPase, with translation MTVHSEAALAATSGVVPPDTAPAVAPAAPPRTGRRRSALRPGRGVRLVDLRGAGRVRDAAELRFPAGDLVVVSGLPGSGKSTLMHRVVPPLDARGAAVHRIDSQDVRERWERGRLRRLPYGLYRPLVRAAHYWALGRALRSGDSVVVHDCGTLAWVRRWIARSAVRGGRGLHLVLLDVEPEVARAGQEARGRGVSGYAFARHRRAVGRLIGAAESAGLPAGFGSAVLLDRPAASALETLGFH, from the coding sequence ATCACGGTGCACAGCGAAGCGGCACTCGCGGCCACTTCAGGGGTCGTGCCCCCGGACACCGCGCCGGCGGTGGCCCCCGCCGCCCCGCCCCGGACCGGCCGGCGGCGCTCCGCGCTCCGGCCCGGTCGCGGCGTGCGGCTCGTCGACCTGCGCGGCGCGGGCCGCGTCCGGGACGCCGCCGAGCTGCGGTTCCCGGCCGGTGACCTGGTCGTGGTCTCCGGCCTGCCGGGCAGCGGCAAGAGCACCCTGATGCACCGCGTCGTACCGCCGCTGGACGCGCGCGGAGCCGCGGTGCACCGCATCGACTCGCAGGACGTGCGCGAGCGCTGGGAGCGCGGCAGGCTGCGCCGGCTGCCGTACGGCCTGTACCGCCCGCTGGTGCGGGCCGCGCACTACTGGGCGCTGGGCCGGGCGCTGCGCTCCGGCGACAGCGTGGTGGTGCACGACTGCGGGACGCTGGCGTGGGTGCGCCGCTGGATCGCGCGGTCGGCCGTGCGCGGCGGCCGCGGGCTGCACCTGGTGCTGCTGGACGTGGAGCCGGAGGTGGCCCGCGCCGGCCAGGAGGCACGCGGGCGCGGTGTGTCGGGGTACGCCTTCGCCCGGCACCGCAGGGCGGTGGGCCGGCTGATCGGCGCGGCGGAGTCGGCCGGGCTGCCCGCGGGGTTCGGTTCGGCGGTGCTGCTGGACCGGCCGGCCGCGAGCGCGCTGGAGACCCTCGGCTTCCACTGA
- the gcvT gene encoding glycine cleavage system aminomethyltransferase GcvT: protein MSDAPRRTALDATHRALGATMTDFAGWDMPLRYSSERDEHVAVRTRAGLFDLSHMGEITVTGPRAADLLDYALVGNIGGVKTGRARYTMICEAEGGILDDLIVYRLADEEYMVVANASNAQVVLDALTDRAAGFDAVVRDDRDAYALIAVQGPESPGILKSVTDADLDGLKYYAGLPGTVAGVDALIARTGYTGEDGFELFVRPADAVTLWEALTEAGKDAGLVPCGLSCRDTLRLEAGMPLYGHELTTATTPFDAGLGRVVKFEKTTNDGDFVGRAALTAAAERAETNPPRKLVGLVAEGRRVPRAGYPVTAADGTVIGEVTSGAPSPTLGKPIAIAYVDAAYATPGTEGVRVDIRGSHEPYEVVALPFYKRQK from the coding sequence ATGAGTGATGCCCCCCGCCGCACCGCGCTCGACGCCACCCATCGCGCGCTCGGCGCGACCATGACCGACTTCGCCGGCTGGGACATGCCGCTGCGCTACAGCAGCGAGCGGGACGAGCACGTCGCCGTCCGCACCCGTGCCGGTCTGTTCGACCTCTCCCACATGGGCGAGATCACCGTCACCGGCCCGCGCGCCGCCGACCTGCTCGACTACGCGCTGGTCGGCAACATCGGCGGCGTCAAGACGGGCCGCGCCCGGTACACCATGATCTGTGAGGCCGAGGGCGGCATCCTCGACGACCTGATCGTCTACCGGCTGGCCGACGAGGAGTACATGGTCGTCGCCAACGCCTCCAACGCCCAGGTGGTGCTGGACGCGCTGACCGACCGCGCCGCCGGTTTCGACGCCGTGGTCCGCGACGACCGGGACGCCTACGCGCTGATCGCGGTGCAGGGCCCGGAGTCCCCCGGCATCCTCAAGTCGGTGACGGACGCCGATCTGGACGGCCTGAAGTACTACGCGGGCCTGCCCGGCACGGTCGCCGGCGTCGACGCGCTGATCGCCCGTACCGGCTACACCGGCGAGGACGGCTTCGAGCTCTTCGTCCGGCCGGCGGACGCGGTCACCCTGTGGGAGGCGCTGACCGAGGCCGGCAAGGACGCCGGGCTGGTGCCCTGCGGGCTGTCCTGCCGCGACACGCTGCGCCTGGAGGCCGGCATGCCGCTGTACGGGCACGAGCTGACCACCGCGACCACGCCGTTCGACGCGGGCCTGGGCCGGGTCGTGAAGTTCGAGAAGACGACCAACGACGGTGACTTCGTGGGCCGCGCCGCGCTGACCGCGGCCGCCGAGCGCGCGGAGACGAACCCGCCGCGCAAGCTGGTCGGCCTGGTGGCCGAGGGCCGCCGGGTACCGCGCGCCGGATACCCGGTCACCGCCGCGGACGGCACGGTCATCGGCGAGGTGACCTCCGGTGCGCCCTCCCCCACGCTCGGCAAGCCGATCGCCATCGCCTACGTGGACGCGGCCTACGCCACTCCGGGCACCGAGGGTGTCCGCGTGGACATCCGTGGAAGCCATGAGCCGTACGAGGTCGTCGCGCTGCCCTTCTACAAGCGGCAGAAGTAA
- the gcvH gene encoding glycine cleavage system protein GcvH, translating to MSNPQQLRYSKEHEWLSTAEDGVSTVGITEHAANALGDVVYVQLPEAGSTITAGETCGELESTKSVSDLYAPVDGEIVEINEDVVSDPSLVNSAPFEGGWLFKVKISGEPGELLSADEYAAFIQS from the coding sequence ATGAGCAACCCCCAGCAGCTGCGCTACAGCAAGGAGCACGAGTGGCTGTCGACCGCCGAGGACGGCGTCTCGACGGTCGGGATCACCGAGCACGCCGCCAACGCGCTCGGCGATGTCGTCTACGTGCAGCTCCCTGAGGCCGGCTCCACGATCACGGCGGGCGAGACCTGCGGTGAGCTGGAGTCGACCAAGTCGGTCAGCGATCTCTACGCGCCCGTGGACGGCGAGATCGTGGAGATCAACGAGGACGTCGTCAGCGACCCGTCGCTGGTGAACTCCGCCCCGTTCGAGGGCGGTTGGCTGTTCAAGGTGAAGATCAGCGGCGAGCCGGGCGAGCTGCTGTCGGCCGACGAGTACGCCGCGTTCATCCAGAGCTGA
- the glyA gene encoding serine hydroxymethyltransferase produces MSILNSSLHELDPDVAAAVDAELHRQQSTLEMIASENFAPAAVMEAQGSVLTNKYAEGYPGRRYYGGCEHVDVVEQIAIDRIKALFGAEAANVQPHSGAQANAAAMFALLKPGDTIMGLNLAHGGHLTHGMKINFSGKLYNVVPYHVGEDGLVDMDEVERLAKETQPKLIVAGWSAYPRQLDFAAFRRIADEVGAYLMVDMAHFAGLVAAGLHPNPVPHAHVVTTTTHKTLGGPRGGVILSTQELAKKINSAVFPGQQGGPLEHVIAAKAVSFKVAASDDFKERQERTLEGAKILAERLTREDAKAVGVDVLTGGTDVHLVLVDLRNSDLDGQQAEDRLHEVGITVNRNAIPNDPRPPMVTSGLRIGTPALATRGFRAEDFREVADIIAEALKPSYDAEALKARVTALAEKFPLYPSL; encoded by the coding sequence ATGTCGATTCTCAACAGCTCCCTGCACGAGCTGGACCCCGATGTCGCCGCCGCCGTGGACGCCGAGCTGCACCGCCAGCAGTCCACCCTCGAGATGATCGCCTCGGAGAACTTCGCCCCCGCCGCCGTCATGGAGGCTCAGGGGTCGGTCCTGACCAACAAGTACGCCGAGGGCTACCCCGGCCGCCGCTACTACGGCGGCTGCGAGCACGTCGACGTCGTCGAGCAGATCGCCATCGACCGGATCAAGGCCCTCTTCGGGGCCGAGGCCGCGAACGTCCAGCCGCACTCCGGTGCCCAGGCCAACGCCGCCGCCATGTTCGCCCTGCTCAAGCCGGGCGACACGATCATGGGCCTCAACCTCGCCCACGGCGGCCACCTGACCCACGGCATGAAGATCAACTTCTCCGGCAAGCTCTACAACGTGGTGCCCTACCACGTCGGTGAGGACGGCCTGGTCGACATGGACGAGGTCGAGCGCCTCGCCAAGGAGACCCAGCCGAAGCTGATCGTCGCCGGCTGGTCCGCCTACCCCCGCCAGCTCGACTTCGCCGCCTTCCGCCGCATCGCGGACGAGGTCGGCGCCTACCTCATGGTCGACATGGCCCACTTCGCCGGCCTCGTCGCCGCGGGCCTGCACCCCAACCCGGTGCCGCACGCCCACGTCGTCACCACCACCACCCACAAGACCCTCGGTGGTCCCCGCGGCGGCGTGATCCTGTCCACCCAGGAGCTCGCCAAGAAGATCAACTCCGCGGTCTTCCCCGGCCAGCAGGGCGGCCCGCTCGAACACGTCATCGCCGCCAAGGCCGTCTCCTTCAAGGTCGCCGCCTCCGACGACTTCAAGGAGCGCCAGGAGCGCACCCTCGAAGGCGCCAAGATCCTCGCCGAGCGCCTCACCCGTGAGGACGCCAAGGCCGTCGGCGTCGACGTCCTGACCGGCGGCACCGACGTCCACCTCGTCCTGGTCGACCTGCGCAACAGCGACCTCGACGGCCAGCAGGCCGAGGACCGCCTGCACGAGGTCGGCATCACCGTCAACCGCAACGCGATCCCCAACGACCCCCGCCCGCCGATGGTCACCTCCGGCCTGCGCATCGGCACCCCGGCCCTGGCCACCCGCGGCTTCCGGGCCGAGGACTTCCGCGAGGTCGCCGACATCATCGCGGAGGCGCTCAAGCCCAGCTACGACGCCGAAGCCCTCAAGGCCCGCGTCACCGCCCTCGCCGAGAAGTTCCCGCTCTACCCGTCCCTGTGA
- a CDS encoding APC family permease, whose protein sequence is MDMSAGDRKGLSLFALIMIGIGSIFGSGWLFGAGAAAQVAGPAALVAWVIGAVFIGMIAMSYAEVGAAYPIPGGMARYGHLSHGPVLGFLTGWAVWIAVASLIPIESIAATQYMTSWDVDWAQGLVDPASHRLTLSGTVTALVLTVVLWLTCYWSVRLLARANTVLTLVKFAIPVLAVAALIASGFHTSNFTAHGGFAPYGWPAVLTAVTTCGVVFAFNGFQAVVNLGGAARNPGRAIPVALAGALALGLVLYLALQTAYLGAVPPGQLARAGGWQGVDLNSPFADLAKLLMLHWVVTMLQFGAFISPAGSNIANVASAAYMVTNLAETGFFPRKLAAVHPRYGTARPAMWLNLGFSVLLLLTVGRSWQALAGVVSAAMVISYLIGPIAVGVLRRTRPGLPRPFRLPAAGVLCPVTFAFAACALYWSKWPDTGKVALLTLVSVPVAVLVLRRKGAGATGRAASDRLRSQLAPAWWMILFLVWMATLSALGSPDFGGRGLIPGGLDIALVALTAPAFYFWAVRAGVRAHEAGLTGTEPATAAAPAPIVTPDDGRPMVSV, encoded by the coding sequence ATGGACATGAGCGCGGGCGACCGCAAGGGGCTCAGCCTCTTCGCCCTCATCATGATCGGCATCGGATCGATCTTCGGCTCCGGCTGGCTCTTCGGCGCCGGCGCCGCCGCCCAGGTGGCGGGGCCCGCGGCACTGGTCGCCTGGGTGATCGGCGCCGTCTTCATCGGCATGATCGCGATGTCCTACGCGGAGGTCGGCGCGGCCTACCCGATCCCCGGCGGCATGGCCCGCTACGGCCATCTCTCGCACGGGCCGGTCCTCGGCTTCCTGACCGGCTGGGCGGTGTGGATCGCGGTCGCCTCGCTGATCCCCATCGAATCGATCGCCGCCACCCAGTACATGACGTCCTGGGACGTCGACTGGGCACAGGGCCTGGTCGACCCGGCGTCCCACCGGCTCACCCTCTCCGGCACGGTCACCGCGCTGGTCCTGACCGTGGTCCTCTGGCTGACCTGCTACTGGTCGGTCCGGCTGCTGGCCCGCGCCAACACCGTGCTCACCCTGGTGAAGTTCGCCATCCCGGTGCTCGCGGTGGCCGCGCTGATCGCCTCCGGCTTCCACACCTCCAACTTCACCGCGCACGGCGGCTTCGCCCCGTACGGCTGGCCGGCCGTGCTCACCGCCGTCACCACCTGCGGCGTGGTCTTCGCCTTCAACGGCTTCCAGGCCGTGGTCAACCTCGGCGGCGCGGCCAGGAACCCCGGCCGGGCCATCCCCGTCGCGCTGGCCGGCGCGCTCGCGCTGGGCCTGGTGCTCTACCTGGCGCTGCAGACCGCGTACCTGGGGGCGGTGCCGCCCGGGCAGCTCGCGCGGGCCGGCGGCTGGCAGGGCGTGGACCTCAACTCGCCGTTCGCCGACCTCGCCAAGCTGCTGATGCTGCACTGGGTGGTCACCATGCTGCAGTTCGGCGCCTTCATCTCGCCGGCCGGTTCCAACATCGCCAATGTCGCCTCGGCCGCGTACATGGTGACCAACCTCGCGGAGACCGGCTTCTTCCCCCGGAAGCTGGCGGCGGTGCACCCCCGCTACGGGACCGCGCGCCCCGCGATGTGGCTCAACCTCGGCTTCTCCGTCCTGCTGCTGCTGACCGTCGGACGCAGCTGGCAGGCGCTGGCCGGGGTGGTCTCGGCGGCCATGGTGATCTCGTACCTGATCGGCCCGATCGCGGTGGGCGTGCTGCGGCGGACCCGGCCCGGGCTGCCCCGACCCTTCCGGCTGCCCGCCGCCGGGGTCCTGTGCCCGGTCACCTTCGCGTTCGCGGCCTGCGCGCTGTACTGGTCGAAGTGGCCGGACACCGGGAAGGTCGCCCTGCTGACGCTGGTGTCCGTGCCGGTCGCGGTGCTGGTGCTGCGGCGCAAGGGCGCGGGCGCGACGGGCCGCGCGGCGTCGGACCGGCTGCGCTCGCAGCTCGCGCCGGCCTGGTGGATGATCCTCTTCCTGGTCTGGATGGCGACGCTGTCCGCGCTGGGCAGCCCCGACTTCGGCGGCCGCGGCCTGATCCCCGGCGGTCTGGACATCGCCCTGGTCGCGCTCACCGCCCCGGCCTTCTACTTCTGGGCCGTACGGGCCGGGGTCAGGGCGCACGAGGCGGGCCTGACCGGCACGGAGCCCGCCACCGCGGCGGCTCCGGCACCCATTGTTACCCCCGACGACGGACGCCCGATGGTTTCCGTCTGA